Part of the Chloroflexota bacterium genome is shown below.
GCCCTGCATCGGATCTATCAGAGCCAAAAGCCTGATCTAAAAAAGGCGTAGAATAGAGGACAATCGAAGGAGCAGGCGCTATCGTGGCGATAGCGTCCAACATTGTTGTACTCGACACACGATTGTTCGGAGGATTGTATGCGGCTCTGGCGTAAAACAGTGGTACGGGCAACGCTCTTGTTCAGTGATTCTGGGGTGATGGTTGAAGCCTACGATGAATATATGTTTAGCGAAACTTCGCCGCCCTTGGTTGTCGGCAAATATCGCGAAATTCCTGCGCCGCGTGGTGCTGCGGTCTTTGCGATTCAATTTACCCATGTGATCACCGAAATCTTTCAAACGCTCCAAACGTTTAAACTTCAATACTACTTGCCGCAACAACCTAATTCGTTTTTGGAAGATTATCTGAGCGGCCCAGGAGCTGATGCTGATTTATCGCTGCGGGCAGTCGCAACCGGAGCCGATTCGCTTAATCGTGATCAAAAACGGGTAATTTGTACCTTGTTATCGAAAAGTGACCCGCAAGCATGGGAACGTTCACGCGAGTTTCGGCAACTGTTAGAAAAATAGGTGCTGGATGCCATTTGATTGTGGCAGCCAACGCCCTAGCCAAATTGACAATGACCCAAGATTTCACCATAATGGTGCAAGATTCACTCATTGGACAATGGTTTAAACGTTATGGCGCAACCAATAGATTTGCTGGTTTTGGCAGTATCGCGGGTGAAAAAAGGTGTGGCCTTAGCTGGCATGAGCACCGAAGCTCACCCGATTACTGGTCGGGTGTGGATCGATATTGTGCGGGCTGATGGCCCGCTCCAATTGAGCGATCTGACGTTGGCTGATGGTTCGTTGATCAAACCTGGTGATGTCGTGCGTTGGGAAGGCTTGGAGCCGCATCCACAACCGCCATTTGTTGAGCAATGGGCGATCAGTGCTGCTTCCAGCAAACAGTTGCTGCGGCATATCACACCAGAACGCTATGCTAAGTTTCTGCCTGAGCATCTCGACCAAGATCCGACGGCGGTGCTTGAACGCCGCGAACGCTCGTTATGCTTAATTCAAGCCCACGAAGTGCATGCGATGTTTGAACGGGAAGAAAAACGCTTCAAAAGCTATATGCTGTTTGATTTGTTGGGCTTGGAAAGTGTTGATGAAACGCCGGTGACTGATGTGGCTTGGCGTGCCTTTGGTCAACAATGGATGCAATCTGAAGGTGTCGATGAATTAGCCTTTGATCCCGATGATTTACAGGCTCGCTTCGGGCCAATTTATCTGGTGATTGGGATTCATGGCAATAGTTTGTTGGTGCGTGGAGTTCACACAGTACCAGCCTATGCCGCTAGGATCGACCCAACTCGGCTGTAAGGGAGGGGCATAATGGCGCTTAAGCCGTTTCGCCTAAAACAATCGACTATCGTGCCACTAGGATTGGCTGAGGTTTGGGAAATTGCGGCTCAAACCAGCAAAGTTAACCATGCCGTTGGCCTGCCACCGTTAGTTTATAGCGAACGAACCCGCAGCGATGGCGTGCGCGAGGTGGTTGGTAATGCGCGTCAATATGGTCTGCCAGTGCAATGGGTCGAACATCCCTTTGAATGGATTTATCAAAAAGAGCTGCGGGTTGAACGAGTTTTTGAGCATTTTCCGCCGTTAGATCGCTTGATCGGTGGCACAATTCTCGTCCCGCATACCTCGATTAGCACCGAAGTTGAAACCTTTGTCCATGTTTTCCCAAAAAATCTGCTGGGCTATCCGGTTGGTTGGTTTATTGCCAATCAGATGATTACTGGGCAAGCGGCTTTTTTTCGCTCAGTGGCCCAAAAGCCTAATGCCACCAATTATTTCCCGCCAGCTCGCAAAGTTCGCACCAATCGTAATGTGTTGCAAGAGTTACGCAACCGCATGCGCGATTTACCTTGCGATCAGCAATTAATCGATCGTTTGTTTGAGCTGATTCAAACCCAACGCGATGAAGATGTTGCGACCATGCGGCCATTTGTGCTGGCTGATGCTTGGGGCGCTGAACGACTTAGCCTGCTCCGCGTCTTTTTATATGCTACCTGGACGGGCCTGCTCGATATGAATTGGGATGTGTTATGCCCTAATTGTCGGGTTGCCCGCGAACCCTCACCACATTTACGCGATCTAACCGCGACTGCCCATTGTGAAGTATGCAATATTCGCTACGATCTCAATTTTGATGAGTATGTTGAATTGCGTTTTTCGGTTAATCCCAAAGTGCGCAGTGCTAGCAATGCAACCTTCTGTGCGCTTGGCTCGCCAGCTTTGAATGAGCATATCGTTGCCCAAGCACGGCTCAAACCCAACGAACAGCGTGAATTATCGGTTCAGCTTGGCACTGGTGGCTATCGCTTGCGCATGTTGGGGATAGAGCAACGCTGCACGATTCAAGCCCAAACTACTGGCGCAACCAATGCCACGATCAATTTAACTACCACTGGCCCAGACCAAGCAGCATTAAATGTGGCAAATCAACCAGTAATTCTGAATGTGCATAACACCACTGATCGCGAACAACTGTTGATTATCGAGCACGATGCTTGGGGCGTTGGTCGGGTCAGTGCCTCATTAGTTTCGACTTTACCTGAATTTCGCTCATTATTCTCATCAGAAGTGCTAGCACCTGGCTTGGGCTTGGCAATCAAAAATCTGACAATCTTATTTAGCGATATTAAAAATTCAACCCCGATGTATGAAAAACATGGCGACTCAAGCGCCTATGCCATGGTGCGCGACCATTTCGATGTGCTATTCAAGGCGATCGAACAGCACAACGGCTCGATTGTAAAAACGATTGGCGACGCAGTGATGGCGGTGTTTGCAAGCCCAAGCGATGGCGTTGCGGCAGCCTTGGCAATCCATCACAATATGCAGCAAGCCAACCAAGCTCGCCCTGAACGGCCACCAATTGTAATCAAAATTGGCTTGCATACAGGAACTTGTATTGCGGTTAATGCCAACGAAGTGCTTGATTACTTTGGCACAACCGTCAATGCTGCGGCGCGTGCTCAAGGCCTGAGTGTTGGTGATGATGTAGTCTTGACTTCCGATGTGATGGAATCGGCGGGAGTGCGGGCAATGCTCAGCC
Proteins encoded:
- a CDS encoding adenylate/guanylate cyclase domain-containing protein, producing MALKPFRLKQSTIVPLGLAEVWEIAAQTSKVNHAVGLPPLVYSERTRSDGVREVVGNARQYGLPVQWVEHPFEWIYQKELRVERVFEHFPPLDRLIGGTILVPHTSISTEVETFVHVFPKNLLGYPVGWFIANQMITGQAAFFRSVAQKPNATNYFPPARKVRTNRNVLQELRNRMRDLPCDQQLIDRLFELIQTQRDEDVATMRPFVLADAWGAERLSLLRVFLYATWTGLLDMNWDVLCPNCRVAREPSPHLRDLTATAHCEVCNIRYDLNFDEYVELRFSVNPKVRSASNATFCALGSPALNEHIVAQARLKPNEQRELSVQLGTGGYRLRMLGIEQRCTIQAQTTGATNATINLTTTGPDQAALNVANQPVILNVHNTTDREQLLIIEHDAWGVGRVSASLVSTLPEFRSLFSSEVLAPGLGLAIKNLTILFSDIKNSTPMYEKHGDSSAYAMVRDHFDVLFKAIEQHNGSIVKTIGDAVMAVFASPSDGVAAALAIHHNMQQANQARPERPPIVIKIGLHTGTCIAVNANEVLDYFGTTVNAAARAQGLSVGDDVVLTSDVMESAGVRAMLSQHDLLSEPFTHNLKGISQVFTLYRLMPIAQREHQA